The following are encoded in a window of Limibacter armeniacum genomic DNA:
- a CDS encoding site-specific integrase — protein MTISFWKRASEGKHAGDNFHISCRISIGNKRSEISTGISVKGEDWDQDKKKVKKSEPLHTSYNQQLLMMEAQLFEIHQEQLRRGKTVTPALISKIYRKGTEEPLKMIDAYDQLIEYKINIEQLRKSTLKKYYTFRRVLVRYLEEQEYPSMLALEVVPAHGLRIFTWYAKQSTHESLFNSKLFVRSISAALRLAAQNGHIPFNPLSDLRFPTVKGKKTVDALSKEELKLIEDYHPKTEDIRRVRDLFLFQCYTGLSYEALARFEYDEHVHLEEGIEYIIMTRAKTERDFVVPLFHPAKTILLRWGKRLPPASNRPSKHKIYHNTNYNRKLKELAIDCSIEPQRMTTHMGRRTFATRMLNDKGVSLEVVAEMLGHADTRITQSHYAKVTIERLKFELEKMLEEQKRDR, from the coding sequence ATGACTATTAGTTTCTGGAAAAGAGCTTCGGAAGGGAAACATGCCGGAGACAACTTTCATATTTCTTGTCGCATTTCCATTGGGAATAAGCGATCAGAAATCTCAACGGGTATTTCTGTCAAAGGAGAAGATTGGGATCAGGACAAAAAGAAAGTAAAGAAGTCTGAACCACTACATACTAGCTACAATCAGCAACTACTAATGATGGAAGCTCAATTATTCGAGATTCATCAGGAACAGTTGCGGAGAGGCAAAACAGTCACACCTGCTCTTATCTCTAAGATTTACCGCAAGGGAACTGAAGAGCCGCTTAAAATGATCGATGCCTATGATCAGCTGATTGAATATAAAATCAATATTGAGCAGCTCAGAAAGAGTACCCTTAAAAAATACTATACTTTCCGTCGGGTATTGGTGCGGTACCTGGAAGAACAAGAATATCCCAGTATGCTGGCACTTGAAGTTGTACCGGCACATGGGTTACGGATCTTTACCTGGTATGCTAAGCAAAGCACGCATGAATCACTTTTCAACAGCAAACTCTTTGTGCGTTCCATCAGTGCGGCTTTGCGATTGGCAGCTCAGAATGGGCATATTCCTTTCAATCCTTTGAGTGATTTACGCTTTCCAACAGTGAAGGGAAAGAAAACAGTCGATGCGTTAAGCAAAGAAGAGCTGAAATTGATTGAAGATTATCATCCTAAAACGGAAGATATTCGCAGAGTGCGGGACCTGTTCCTGTTTCAGTGCTATACCGGGCTCAGCTATGAGGCATTAGCCCGCTTTGAGTACGATGAGCATGTCCACCTGGAAGAAGGTATTGAATATATCATTATGACCAGGGCCAAAACAGAGCGGGACTTTGTCGTACCTTTATTCCATCCAGCCAAAACAATCCTGTTGCGGTGGGGCAAAAGATTGCCGCCTGCTTCCAACCGTCCTTCCAAGCATAAAATTTACCACAACACCAATTATAACCGCAAACTGAAAGAGCTTGCCATTGACTGTTCGATTGAACCTCAGCGCATGACGACACATATGGGAAGGCGTACTTTTGCCACTCGAATGTTGAATGATAAGGGTGTCAGTCTGGAGGTCGTTGCGGAAATGTTGGGGCATGCAGACACCCGGATTACACAGTCTCATTACGCCAAAGTGACTATCGAAAGACTGAAGTTTGAGCTTGAAAAAATGCTGGAAGAGCAGAAAAGGGACCGTTAA
- a CDS encoding DNA cytosine methyltransferase, which yields MSKKLTFIDLFAGCGGFSEGFYQEGFESVVHVDFDAPACETIKERMRHYNYSESSIEQSVICGDLTSKEVHKQIDNVIASREIDVLVGGPPCQSFSSVGRAQDKHSMRNDPRNYLFRSYLEILEKHKPKIFVFENVSGLLSAKPNGNYIFPEIIDGMSDYYSLCDNKKTILLNSVHYGVPQIRKRVILIGVRKDLNIDPLEVYQAIEKTHYCPEMEAKNQTLGLKKYLTVKDAIYDLPKLLPGEGKEVVNHMVEKKNAYLSTIRPNSASQLFNHVARKHNDLDKERYRLLSKNKWQLKDLAEVRPDLIHHDPKHFGNRYTVQVEDKPGRTVVAHLYKDGNLFIHPDHKQNRTFTVREAARIQSFPDDFKFVGSRTNQYKQVGNAVPPLMAKQIAKAIKEFIK from the coding sequence ATGAGTAAAAAATTAACATTTATAGACCTTTTTGCAGGTTGTGGAGGGTTTAGTGAAGGGTTTTATCAAGAAGGATTTGAATCTGTTGTCCATGTTGATTTTGATGCCCCAGCTTGCGAAACTATCAAGGAAAGAATGCGCCATTATAATTACTCAGAGAGTTCAATAGAACAGTCAGTAATTTGTGGTGACTTGACCTCAAAAGAGGTACATAAACAAATTGACAATGTAATAGCATCTAGAGAAATTGATGTCTTAGTAGGAGGTCCACCTTGTCAATCATTTTCTTCTGTAGGAAGAGCACAGGACAAACATTCTATGCGAAATGACCCTAGAAACTATCTATTTAGATCATACTTAGAAATTTTAGAAAAACATAAGCCTAAAATATTTGTTTTCGAAAACGTTTCAGGGTTGCTTTCTGCTAAACCAAATGGGAATTATATTTTCCCAGAAATTATCGATGGCATGTCTGACTATTATTCTCTTTGTGATAATAAAAAAACTATTTTATTAAACTCTGTTCATTATGGTGTACCACAGATCAGAAAAAGAGTAATTCTAATTGGAGTAAGAAAAGATTTGAATATAGATCCTTTAGAAGTGTATCAGGCAATTGAGAAAACTCATTATTGCCCTGAAATGGAAGCCAAGAATCAAACGTTAGGTCTTAAGAAGTATCTAACTGTAAAAGATGCAATATATGATTTACCGAAGCTGTTACCGGGAGAAGGGAAGGAAGTGGTTAATCATATGGTAGAAAAAAAGAATGCTTACTTAAGTACTATTAGGCCTAATAGTGCCTCTCAGCTTTTTAATCATGTAGCTAGAAAACATAATGACCTAGATAAAGAAAGATATAGGCTGTTAAGCAAAAATAAGTGGCAGCTTAAGGATTTGGCAGAAGTCCGACCAGATTTAATTCATCATGACCCTAAACATTTTGGCAATAGATATACTGTTCAAGTAGAAGATAAACCAGGTAGAACTGTTGTAGCTCATTTATATAAGGATGGAAATTTATTTATACATCCTGATCATAAGCAAAATAGAACATTTACTGTGAGGGAGGCTGCTAGAATACAATCATTCCCAGATGATTTTAAGTTTGTAGGGTCGAGAACCAATCAATACAAACAAGTAGGGAATGCAGTACCTCCATTAATGGCAAAGCAAATAGCTAAAGCTATTAAGGAATTCATAAAATAA
- a CDS encoding DUF2357 domain-containing protein: protein MEVRNNIEINLDFIENGLTLTIDAKTKNTLFYVPDAAENGEVEYQLQESFTYDYEFNDNRFSFLKDIVVQPHTRKHHIGTISPNIYVGTLSLFVYSDDKQVGKVLLEVQSLKSSYRSDYRDMLEFITQQCTDLLLQVNSPVTHNFETDFNQDSKSLYQKFTFIRSIMETDEFSESVHKIVSAPVTQWKEITSERDIRNVRRFKNSHIKDLLGGSKRTELSKSHFLRSRYGLKTIPDKLYSSRKVDSVDTPENRFVKFALESFLIFCSEINKRSAKDSRLWKESFLLENKLESFLHHSLFKEISSPHTLKLNSPILQRKEGYREILKVWLMFDLATKLVWHGGEDVYEGGKKDIATLYEYWVFFKLLSLFEEIFQIKKEDISNLIKETNDGLSLQLKQGNHTALKGVYDTGNRKLNVRFNYNKSFSGKKGYPLGGSWTTTMRPDYTLSFWPEGVPEKNAELEELIVHIHFDAKYKIANLPDLLHSSSNDVLEIEKEENRKGIYKNADLLKMHAYKDAIRRTGGAYVLYPGDVSVNRKGFHEVIPGLGAFPVRPSKLNDGIGELKSFILSVINHFENRASQREKIAFRTFDIFKDKPFKGSELHESLPEPYGNNRHLLPDQTYVLVGYYRESNYKWIIEKGLYNIRIDSSRGSLRLGPSEAGANYVLLHTDSESETSKLFKIIEQGPRVFSKQELLKNEYPSTPSQDYYLVYKIQKVIESGLEGKSWDIKKLQEYKDAGESALPFSVTLSRLMKAKID, encoded by the coding sequence ATGGAAGTGAGAAATAATATCGAAATAAACTTAGACTTTATTGAGAATGGACTGACACTAACAATTGATGCAAAAACTAAAAACACTCTTTTCTATGTGCCTGATGCGGCTGAAAATGGAGAGGTAGAGTATCAATTACAAGAAAGCTTTACTTATGATTATGAGTTTAATGACAATAGGTTTTCATTTTTAAAAGATATTGTTGTTCAGCCACATACACGTAAACACCATATTGGCACGATTTCACCGAATATTTATGTCGGGACACTAAGCTTATTTGTTTATAGCGATGATAAACAAGTAGGGAAAGTACTTTTAGAGGTGCAATCACTAAAATCTAGCTATCGAAGTGATTATCGTGATATGCTAGAGTTTATAACACAACAGTGTACGGATTTATTATTACAAGTTAATTCTCCTGTAACTCATAACTTTGAAACCGATTTCAATCAAGATAGTAAGTCTCTTTATCAAAAATTCACTTTTATAAGATCAATTATGGAGACAGATGAGTTTTCTGAGTCTGTACATAAAATTGTATCTGCTCCAGTGACCCAATGGAAAGAAATCACCTCAGAGAGAGACATTAGGAACGTGAGACGTTTTAAAAATTCTCATATCAAAGATCTTCTTGGAGGCTCTAAACGTACTGAATTATCTAAGTCACACTTTTTACGTAGTCGATATGGATTGAAGACAATACCGGATAAACTATATTCTAGCCGTAAGGTAGACTCAGTGGATACTCCCGAAAATCGATTTGTTAAGTTTGCTCTTGAGAGCTTCCTTATATTTTGCTCTGAAATAAATAAACGCTCAGCAAAAGATTCGAGATTATGGAAAGAGTCTTTTTTGTTAGAGAATAAACTAGAGAGTTTTTTACATCATTCTCTTTTTAAAGAAATATCATCGCCTCATACACTGAAGTTGAATAGTCCTATACTTCAACGAAAAGAAGGGTATAGAGAAATACTTAAGGTATGGTTAATGTTTGATTTAGCAACTAAGTTGGTTTGGCATGGAGGAGAGGACGTTTATGAGGGTGGAAAAAAAGATATTGCTACATTATATGAATATTGGGTATTCTTTAAGTTACTATCTTTATTTGAAGAGATATTTCAAATAAAAAAAGAAGACATATCGAATTTGATTAAGGAAACTAATGATGGGTTAAGTCTTCAATTAAAGCAAGGAAATCATACAGCCCTAAAGGGTGTTTACGATACAGGAAATCGTAAATTGAATGTTCGTTTTAACTATAATAAATCATTTAGTGGTAAGAAAGGCTATCCACTTGGAGGGAGCTGGACAACTACTATGCGCCCAGATTATACCTTATCATTTTGGCCAGAAGGCGTACCCGAAAAAAATGCCGAATTGGAAGAGTTGATAGTACATATCCACTTTGATGCAAAATATAAAATAGCAAATCTTCCAGATTTATTACATAGCTCAAGTAATGATGTATTAGAGATAGAGAAAGAAGAAAATAGAAAGGGAATTTATAAGAATGCAGATTTGCTTAAAATGCATGCCTATAAAGATGCAATTAGAAGAACAGGTGGGGCATATGTTTTATACCCTGGAGATGTGTCTGTAAATAGAAAGGGATTTCATGAGGTGATACCTGGGTTAGGGGCTTTTCCCGTTCGCCCCTCAAAATTGAATGATGGAATAGGTGAGTTAAAGTCTTTTATTTTGTCTGTTATTAACCATTTCGAGAATAGAGCTTCACAAAGGGAAAAAATCGCTTTTAGAACATTTGATATATTTAAAGACAAACCCTTTAAAGGATCTGAACTTCATGAGTCTTTACCTGAGCCATATGGAAACAATAGGCATTTATTACCGGATCAAACATACGTATTAGTTGGTTATTATAGAGAGAGTAACTATAAATGGATTATTGAAAAAGGCTTATATAATATTAGAATTGATAGTAGCAGAGGTTCTTTGAGGCTAGGACCGAGTGAAGCCGGTGCTAATTATGTATTATTGCATACGGATAGTGAAAGTGAGACAAGTAAGCTTTTTAAAATTATAGAACAAGGTCCACGCGTATTTTCAAAGCAGGAGCTTTTGAAAAATGAATATCCATCGACTCCATCACAAGATTATTATCTTGTTTATAAAATACAAAAGGTAATTGAGAGTGGACTAGAAGGTAAATCATGGGATATTAAGAAACTCCAAGAATATAAGGATGCTGGAGAATCCGCATTACCTTTTTCTGTTACTTTATCTAGGTTAATGAAAGCTAAAATAGATTAA
- a CDS encoding DNA cytosine methyltransferase → MANKVYKFIDLFCGAGGFAKGFEMSNQFKCIGGIDNKKAAVETHKLNFKNSVSVHADIRELPPEEFHKMINYQDVDVVIGGPPCPTFSTIGHAKIQSVNKDNGGCITEDPRNVLFMDYLEYVKYFKPKMFVMENVPQFLTKYKGKTFEEVKRIIERDLPDYHIVENVKVLNSVNYGVPQSRRRMILIGHLKGYSFKYPTITHWYKGSNFNINPNDDDIDINSLKPHVNVESAISDLPNITDNWRVSICEYSKHGDLDDYQKLMRQNTNGTVANNICRMSNERAKKVFAHMKQGDIYMDLPKEVRQILPFREDIFKDRLKRLVLKNPSWTILAHIGMDGYMYIHPTELRTLSVREAARIQSFPDDFTFVGNQQDTYVQVGNAVPPIMAKAIAESVYEGLTHEN, encoded by the coding sequence ATGGCAAATAAAGTATATAAATTTATTGATCTATTTTGTGGTGCAGGTGGCTTTGCTAAAGGGTTTGAGATGTCTAATCAGTTTAAATGTATTGGAGGGATCGATAATAAGAAAGCAGCAGTTGAGACACATAAATTAAATTTTAAGAATTCTGTATCTGTCCATGCAGATATCAGGGAGCTCCCACCTGAGGAGTTTCATAAAATGATTAATTATCAAGATGTTGATGTAGTCATTGGAGGCCCTCCATGTCCAACTTTTAGTACAATTGGACATGCAAAGATTCAATCGGTTAATAAGGATAATGGGGGCTGTATTACTGAAGATCCTCGTAATGTTTTATTCATGGATTATTTGGAATATGTGAAGTATTTCAAACCAAAGATGTTTGTCATGGAGAATGTTCCTCAGTTTTTGACAAAATATAAAGGAAAAACATTCGAGGAGGTTAAGAGGATTATAGAGAGAGATTTACCTGATTACCACATTGTTGAGAATGTTAAGGTGTTGAATAGCGTAAACTATGGTGTTCCTCAAAGTAGAAGGAGAATGATATTGATAGGACACCTTAAGGGGTATAGTTTTAAGTATCCTACTATTACTCATTGGTATAAAGGCTCTAATTTTAATATCAATCCAAACGATGACGATATTGATATAAATAGCTTGAAGCCTCATGTAAATGTCGAAAGTGCAATATCTGATTTACCTAATATCACAGATAATTGGAGAGTGAGTATTTGTGAATACTCTAAGCATGGGGACCTTGATGATTATCAGAAATTAATGCGCCAAAATACAAATGGTACAGTAGCGAATAATATATGTAGAATGTCAAATGAGAGAGCAAAAAAAGTATTTGCTCATATGAAGCAAGGTGATATTTACATGGATTTACCAAAAGAAGTTCGTCAAATTTTACCATTTAGAGAAGATATATTTAAGGACAGATTAAAACGATTGGTTTTAAAAAATCCTTCATGGACTATTTTGGCTCATATCGGTATGGATGGTTATATGTACATCCACCCAACAGAATTGAGAACACTTTCTGTGAGAGAAGCTGCAAGAATACAATCATTTCCAGACGATTTTACTTTTGTAGGTAATCAACAAGATACTTATGTACAGGTAGGTAATGCTGTACCTCCAATTATGGCAAAAGCGATTGCAGAGAGTGTTTATGAAGGTTTAACTCATGAAAATTAG
- a CDS encoding tyrosine-type recombinase/integrase: MKSKKIEKMQLLFWLRKAGGASVKSIITCRITINGNRTEVSTGIKICPAYWDKLRQQVSKKLKEADQYNQQQQVMSSELLRVFTELRIKEENITARRVGMVYRKGFQKPPTLLNAYDDLIELKQKVEGLEPVSLKRYHTFKGLLQKYLSEHKLLSLGVQEMTIQEGRKMLSWYMDFQTHTSLVTARLFIGSIRAALRLAVENGYMASNPLIQLSLPKAKRKKIDALSVAELQRLEAFQPASVPLQKVRDLFLFQCYTGLSYETLARFDQQQYIFERDDIQFIRMTRSKTDRDFVVPLSLKAKVILDRWGGQLPASGHFRVKKIYCNQVYNKKLKQVAVQLGIAPDRLTSHMGRRTFATHMVNQKKISMEAVAKMLGHSDTRITQSHYAEVMLEGVIDEMRKVL, from the coding sequence ATGAAGAGTAAGAAAATAGAAAAAATGCAATTACTTTTTTGGCTTAGGAAAGCTGGAGGAGCATCAGTAAAATCGATCATTACGTGTCGAATTACGATCAATGGTAACAGAACAGAAGTGTCAACTGGGATTAAAATATGCCCAGCATATTGGGATAAGTTGAGACAGCAGGTGAGTAAGAAACTAAAGGAGGCGGACCAGTATAATCAGCAACAGCAAGTGATGAGTTCAGAGTTGCTGAGAGTGTTTACAGAATTACGAATCAAGGAAGAAAATATAACAGCCAGAAGAGTGGGTATGGTGTACAGAAAAGGTTTTCAGAAGCCACCTACACTGCTGAATGCATACGATGACCTGATTGAGCTGAAGCAAAAGGTAGAGGGCTTGGAGCCGGTATCGCTAAAGCGTTATCACACTTTTAAGGGATTGCTGCAGAAATACCTCTCGGAGCATAAGCTATTGAGTTTGGGTGTACAGGAAATGACCATTCAGGAAGGACGAAAAATGCTGTCCTGGTATATGGATTTCCAAACACACACCTCGCTGGTGACCGCTCGACTGTTTATTGGATCAATCAGAGCGGCATTGCGTCTGGCAGTAGAGAATGGATATATGGCTTCTAACCCACTTATCCAATTAAGTTTGCCGAAGGCGAAGCGAAAGAAGATCGATGCACTAAGTGTTGCGGAGCTGCAACGACTGGAAGCCTTTCAGCCAGCAAGTGTTCCTTTGCAAAAGGTCCGAGATCTTTTCCTGTTCCAATGCTATACCGGGTTGAGCTACGAAACATTGGCCCGCTTTGACCAGCAGCAGTATATCTTCGAGCGTGATGATATACAGTTTATCCGTATGACTCGCTCCAAGACGGACCGTGATTTTGTCGTGCCGTTGTCACTGAAAGCAAAGGTAATCCTGGACCGTTGGGGAGGGCAACTTCCTGCTTCTGGTCACTTTAGAGTGAAGAAGATTTACTGTAACCAGGTTTACAACAAAAAGCTCAAGCAGGTTGCGGTACAACTGGGCATCGCTCCTGACCGTCTGACTTCCCATATGGGCAGAAGGACTTTTGCCACCCATATGGTTAACCAAAAGAAGATCAGTATGGAAGCTGTAGCGAAGATGTTGGGGCACTCGGACACAAGGATTACCCAATCGCATTATGCGGAGGTGATGCTGGAGGGGGTGATTGATGAGATGAGGAAAGTTTTGTAA
- a CDS encoding McrB family protein, with protein sequence MIYIRNIFKQDLRDGKQIAFTKAISNVFFNFDYQKPDEDRQIEFSFKEQKSGLHYSNKNGEVIKTRLYAERSESRIDGELKSFLRETLDAQIDDILLFKKKKEDSYEFEFFPQASPEYQYLKDILKKGNHEIVVNEGKTDESESDSSVSVSDDDFDISSFQLACKESGLLFEPLLIKRFVSSLLTKPFVLLTGLSGSGKTKLAQSFVQWITKDDSQYCIVPVGADWTNREPLLGYPNALNSDEYVRPDNGALDILVKASKNPELPYFLILDEMNLSHVERYFADFLSVMESKDGISLHSKESDIQGIPSSITLPPNLFIIGTVNIDETTYMFSPKVLDRANTIEFRVTEKEIENFFNNQQEISLSKLKSEGVSMVTSFLKLSMNRRFNNQDLSDTYKVFVDFFGELKKVGAEFGYRTASEMILLINQLTVVDTKLKESEKIDIAVMQKLLPKLHGSRRKLCPVLEILASFCVDRKVITDVEKDIFNAESFDENKKGIMYPISLNKIYRMYRGAIDNGFASYAEA encoded by the coding sequence ATGATTTATATAAGGAATATTTTTAAGCAAGATTTACGTGATGGAAAGCAGATAGCATTTACAAAAGCGATATCTAATGTTTTTTTTAATTTTGATTATCAAAAACCTGATGAAGATCGACAAATAGAGTTTAGCTTTAAAGAGCAAAAATCAGGGTTACACTACTCTAATAAAAATGGTGAAGTAATAAAAACTCGTCTATATGCCGAACGTAGTGAATCACGTATTGATGGAGAACTAAAGAGTTTTTTAAGAGAAACTTTAGATGCACAGATAGATGATATTCTTCTATTTAAGAAGAAAAAAGAGGATTCATATGAATTTGAATTTTTTCCTCAAGCCTCACCAGAGTATCAATATCTTAAAGATATTCTGAAAAAAGGGAATCATGAGATTGTGGTAAATGAAGGTAAAACTGATGAGTCTGAAAGTGACTCATCAGTTTCAGTTAGTGATGATGATTTCGATATATCATCTTTTCAATTGGCTTGTAAAGAATCTGGATTACTGTTTGAACCTCTTTTAATTAAAAGGTTTGTATCATCATTGTTGACGAAGCCTTTTGTCCTTTTAACTGGTTTGTCTGGGTCTGGAAAAACAAAGTTAGCACAATCATTTGTACAATGGATCACTAAAGATGATAGTCAATATTGTATTGTCCCTGTTGGAGCTGATTGGACAAATAGAGAACCTTTATTAGGGTATCCTAATGCATTAAATTCGGATGAATATGTTAGACCGGATAATGGGGCTTTAGATATCCTGGTAAAGGCTAGTAAGAATCCTGAGTTACCTTACTTTCTCATTTTAGATGAAATGAATTTGAGTCATGTTGAAAGGTATTTTGCAGATTTTTTAAGTGTCATGGAGTCCAAAGATGGGATATCACTACACTCAAAAGAATCAGATATCCAAGGGATCCCATCAAGTATAACGCTTCCTCCTAATTTATTTATTATTGGTACGGTTAATATTGATGAGACTACGTATATGTTTAGTCCCAAGGTATTAGACCGAGCAAATACTATTGAGTTTAGAGTAACTGAAAAAGAAATAGAAAACTTTTTTAACAACCAACAGGAAATATCATTATCGAAACTTAAATCAGAAGGTGTCTCGATGGTTACAAGTTTTTTAAAACTATCGATGAATAGACGATTTAATAATCAGGATTTGAGCGATACATATAAAGTTTTTGTAGACTTTTTTGGGGAGCTTAAAAAAGTTGGAGCCGAGTTTGGCTATAGGACTGCATCAGAAATGATACTTTTGATTAATCAACTGACAGTTGTAGATACAAAATTAAAAGAGAGTGAGAAGATAGATATTGCTGTCATGCAGAAGTTATTACCTAAACTTCATGGCTCACGCAGAAAGCTTTGTCCCGTTTTGGAAATATTGGCTAGCTTTTGTGTAGATCGTAAGGTGATTACTGATGTCGAAAAGGATATATTCAATGCAGAATCGTTTGATGAAAATAAGAAAGGAATTATGTATCCAATTTCTTTAAACAAGATATATCGAATGTATCGTGGGGCAATAGATAATGGTTTTGCTAGTTATGCTGAGGCTTAA
- a CDS encoding helix-turn-helix transcriptional regulator has product MNRIKVVLEEKGIKQTWLAEQLGKSYNMVNSYAQNRRQPSIEDLYKIAEILNISVKDLLVEHE; this is encoded by the coding sequence ATGAACCGAATAAAAGTGGTTTTAGAAGAAAAAGGTATCAAACAAACTTGGTTGGCTGAACAATTAGGAAAAAGCTATAACATGGTTAACTCCTATGCTCAAAACAGAAGACAACCTAGTATTGAAGATCTTTACAAGATTGCTGAAATATTAAATATCAGTGTTAAAGACTTATTAGTTGAACATGAGTAA